From the Sphingobium yanoikuyae genome, the window CGCGAAGGAAGCCAGCTCAACCGACACCATGATCGCGGTGTTGAAACAGGCATTTTCCGACTGTCAGGTTACGATTACCGAGACAGTGCGGGCGGCAGCGCTCGATATCAGAGCCGGAGTAACATCCGACGAAGGGGACGGCGATGCCTGGCCTGCGCTGCGCGAGAAAATACTGGCGCACGACATCCTCGTCTTCGGCGGCCCGATCTGGATGGGGCAGATATCCAGCGTCGCCAAGCGCGTGCTCGAACGGATGGACGCGTTTCTCTCGGAGACGGACGATCAGGGCCGCATGCCCAGCTATGGAAAAGTCGCGGTGGCGGCGATCGTTGGCAACGAGGACGGCGCGCATTTTTCATCCGCCCAGCTTTTCCAGGCCCTGAACGATGTAGGCTGGACCATTCCAGCGGTCGCGGCATGCTACTGGGTCGGCGAGGCGATGGGGTCCACGGATTTCAAGGATTTGGCGACGACGCCGGAAAAGGTGACGGAAACTGCAAAGATGGTGGCTGGCAACGCCGCCCATCTGGCCGGCTTGCTGCAGAAAAATCCCTATCCCGGCTGAGCCAAAATTCTCGTTCTGATCAGCTTCCAGGGAGAAAGCTTTCGTGAAAGATACAGGATGGATTGCCGCAGGGGAGTTCGTCCGGCATCCGTCAATGGTCGGCTCGGCCTTTCCCGCAAGCGCCCGAATGGTGCGCCGTATGCTGGCCCCGTTGAACTGGTCTAACATCGAGGTTCTCGTGGAATACGGGCCGGGCAGCGGCAGATTTACCTTCGAAATGCTCAGGCGCATGCATTCGAAGCGCGCGTCGATCTGGCGAAGATCGCGCCAAAGCGCGATTTCTGACCACCAAGAAATTGCGGCGAGCCGATCGAAACAGATCGGGACGAATTGGCTGCTGCCGCGTTCAAGGGATTGGCGGTGGCAACCGACAAGGAGAAGGATCATGCCTCGCGGAGACAAGTCGAGCTACACCGACAAGCAGAAGCGCAAGGCCGAGCATATCGAAGAGGGCTATGAGGATCGCGGCGTAGGCAAGGAGGAGGCAGAGAGGCGCGCCTGGGCGACGGTCAACAAGGAGTCCGGCGGCGGAAAGAAATCTGGCTCTGGCCGCGGCAAGAAAGAAAACCACGAAAGTTCGCGCAAAGGTGGCCGCAAGGGCGGATCGAGTCAGAGCGCGGAAAAGCGCTCTGCGGCCGCGAAAAAGGGCTGGGAAACCCGCCGACGCAAAGGAAATGCCTGATGTCGACCCACAAGATGATGGCGCTGCACACGAATGTGAGTGGCGTGCATGACGCTGGGGTGTCCTGGTGACGCACTGCAAATCTTAATTTTCGGGATAGGCGTGTATGACGGAATGGATCACAGATATTGTCGAGCGGATGGGGTACTGGGCCATCGGCCTGCTCATGCTGCTTGAGAATGTCTTTCCTCCCATACCCTCTGAAGTGATCATGCCCCTGGCCGGCTACACTGCCGCCGACGGCGGCCTCAACATCATACTTGTCATCATATGCGGCACGATAGGGACGGTCACTGGCGCCGCCTTCTGGTGGTGGCTGGCAGGAAAATGTGGTGAACGGCGATTGAAAAAGCTGGCTGACCGCCACGGACGCTGGCTTACCTTGTCGGCTAACGAAATCGACCACGTTGATGCTTGGTTTGATCGGCACGGTTCCTGGGCCATTCCCGTCGCTCACATCATTCCTGGTCTGCGCACGCTGATCTCGATTCCGGCTGGCGTGTTCGGCACTCCTTTTCCAAGGTTTCTCATCTTGACCACGCTGGGATCGGCTGTGTGGAACAGCCTTCTTGCAGGAGCCGGATACTTCCTCGGCCGACAATTTTCGGCCGTCGATCGTTATCTTGGGCCTGCTGGCCTCACGATCATGGCAGCAGTGCTGCTGTACTACGTTTATCGCGTCATCACCTTTAAGCCGAGTGTCGAAAATGCTTGAGGACGATCTCTCCGTCACCCTCATGAGGCTCGGGCTCGCGACGCTTCTGGGCCTCGTGCTGGGGTTCGAACGCGAACGCCACGGCCATGATGCAGGCCTGCGAACACATGGTCTAGTCGCGCTGAGCTCAGGGATGCTTACCTTGTCTGCCCTGGAACTCGTGGAACACCATGGGGAGGGCGACCCTGTTCGCGTCATACAAGGGCTTGCACAAGCTATCGGCTTTATCGCCGGAGGCTTGATCTTTGTGCGCGGGGGCGATGTACGAAACATGACAACGGCGGCCAGTCTCTGGATGGCTGCGGCTGTCGGCATAACCGCCGGTGCTGGGCAGTATATTCTTGTGCTGGCAGGTACGGCCCTCGCCGTCCTACTCCTGGTCGCTGCGACCTTCGTTGAACGCATGCTCCCAAAAAATGGCGGATCGCCAGATAGCCAGAAATCGGTGCAGATGCCGAACCGGCGTGGCTCTGTCGTTCCCTCTCCTCCACCCGGTCAGCTTGGCGAGGAGGAAAAGTAGAGCCGCCTTGAGGAGCACCATAGCACAAGGCTTCGAGCCCTGACTGGGTTTCGCCCCCTGGAATCCGACCTAATGCAGGTACATGG encodes:
- a CDS encoding flavodoxin family protein, which translates into the protein MALKALALNCTLKSNAKEASSTDTMIAVLKQAFSDCQVTITETVRAAALDIRAGVTSDEGDGDAWPALREKILAHDILVFGGPIWMGQISSVAKRVLERMDAFLSETDDQGRMPSYGKVAVAAIVGNEDGAHFSSAQLFQALNDVGWTIPAVAACYWVGEAMGSTDFKDLATTPEKVTETAKMVAGNAAHLAGLLQKNPYPG
- a CDS encoding DedA family protein translates to MTEWITDIVERMGYWAIGLLMLLENVFPPIPSEVIMPLAGYTAADGGLNIILVIICGTIGTVTGAAFWWWLAGKCGERRLKKLADRHGRWLTLSANEIDHVDAWFDRHGSWAIPVAHIIPGLRTLISIPAGVFGTPFPRFLILTTLGSAVWNSLLAGAGYFLGRQFSAVDRYLGPAGLTIMAAVLLYYVYRVITFKPSVENA
- a CDS encoding MgtC/SapB family protein, whose translation is MLEDDLSVTLMRLGLATLLGLVLGFERERHGHDAGLRTHGLVALSSGMLTLSALELVEHHGEGDPVRVIQGLAQAIGFIAGGLIFVRGGDVRNMTTAASLWMAAAVGITAGAGQYILVLAGTALAVLLLVAATFVERMLPKNGGSPDSQKSVQMPNRRGSVVPSPPPGQLGEEEK